In one Vidua chalybeata isolate OUT-0048 chromosome 4, bVidCha1 merged haplotype, whole genome shotgun sequence genomic region, the following are encoded:
- the MGAT4D gene encoding alpha-1,3-mannosyl-glycoprotein 4-beta-N-acetylglucosaminyltransferase-like protein MGAT4D has product MYQHHLLELQQRLLYADKENKKRSHELSSALDEIKHIFARRMNMTKNHTGDLKWKELNLPRKLPMTLTNIYYYLPHLREYEDAIFPNVIFGQQRTGVSLVMGIPTVKREKQNYLIDTLHSLLYQLSEEQKKDCIIIIFIAEVDAEYVKSVAESVKTSFPREVQSGVLEVISPPASYYPDLSNLKKTFGDSEDRVRWRTKQNLDYSFLMLYAQPKGTFYLQLEDDIIAKPDFIESIKSFAAQQSQDWMVLEFSQLGFIGKLFKSEDLPLIVDFFLMFYKDKPIDWLIDHLLWVKVCNPEKDATHCEKEKSKLRIRAKPSLFQHMGIYSSLAGKIQNLKDKDFGKNLLHKAHNNPPAKVDTSLRIYQQYTLEKVYKGQDCFWALAPVAGDYIKFTFLNPLEVEKYLFRSGNMEHPGDKLFNTTVEVLPADETLRKELVDKGSKFNYPATKDGYLKIGAFENGTAEGSISQSIGRIEAIRLSVTSDSPVWAILSEVLIKTSEN; this is encoded by the exons ATGTACCAACACCACTTGCTGGAACTTCAGCAAAGACTGTTGTATGCtgacaaggaaaataaaaaaagatcaCACGAACTGAGCAGTGCCCTAGATGAAATTAAACATATATTTGCAAGAAGAATGAACATGACAAAAAATCACACAG GTGATTTAAAGTGGAAAGAGTTAAACCTCCCCAGAAAACTCCCCATGACTCTTACAAATATTTACTACTATCTCCCTCACCTTCGAGAGTATGAAGATGCAATTTTCCCAAATGTTATTTTTGGACAACAGAGAACTGGAG tcTCCCTGGTGATGGGTATTCCTACggtgaaaagggaaaaacaaaattaccTGATTGATACATTGCATTCCCTACTGTACCAACTATCTGAAGAGCAAAAGAAGGACTGCATAATAATCATCTTTATAGCAGAG gtggaTGCAGAGTATGTTAAGAGTGTTGCAGAAAGTGTTAAAACCAG CTTCCCCAGAGAAGTCCAGTCTGGAGTCCTAGAGGttatttctcctcctgcttcctaTTACCCAGATCTTTCCAACCTGAAGAAAACATTTGGAGATTCTGAGGACCGAGTAAG GTGGAGAACTAAACAGAATTTGGATTATAGCTTTTTAATGCTATATGCTCAACCTAAGggaacattttatttacag CTGGAAGATGATATTATAGCCAAACCCGATTTTATTGAAAGTATAAAAAGCTTTGCTGCTCAACAGTCCCAAGATTGGATGGTTCTCGAGTTCTCACAACTTGGATTTATTG GAAAATTGTTTAAATCAGAAGACTTACCACTcatagtggatttttttctcatgttctaTAAGGATAAGCCTATAGACTGGCTTATAGACCACCTGCTCTGGGTTAAAGTGTGCAATCCAGAAAAGGATGCA ACACactgtgaaaaggaaaagtcaAAGTTACGTATCCGTGCTAAGCCATCTCTCTTTCAGCATATGGGAATTTATTCATCATTGGCTGGGAAGATACAGAATTTGAAA GATAAAGATTTCGGAAAAAATCTGCTACATAAAGCACATAATAATCCACCTGCAAAAGTGGACACAAGCCTAAGAATATACCAGCAATACACCTTGGAAAAAGTTTATAAAGGACAAGATTGTTTTTGGGCTTTAGCTCCAGTGGCAGGTGACTACATCAAGTTCACATTTTTAAATCCACTAGAAGTAGAAAA GTACTTGTTCAGAAGTGGAAACATGGAGCACCCTGGTGATAAACTGTTCAACACTACTGTGGAAGTGTTGCCAGCTGAT gaAACGCTAAGAAAAGAATTGGTTGATAAGGGAAGTAAATTCAACTACCCAGCAACCAAAGACggatatttaaaaatag GGGCTTTTGAAAATGGCACTGCAGAAGGCAGCATCAGTCAGTCAATAGGAAGAATAGAGGCTATTCGTTTATCAGTCACTTCTGATTCTCCAGTCTGGGCAATACTGAGTGAG gTACTTATCAAGAcatctgaaaactga